A genomic stretch from Schistosoma haematobium chromosome 4, whole genome shotgun sequence includes:
- the CHMP2B_1 gene encoding Charged multivesicular body protein 2b, variant 2 (EggNog:ENOG410V69J~COG:U), whose amino-acid sequence MKAVFLLDEQHFLVGVFKMTPMRLNSNKVDLLFKLLTYHSVNLSFNSSCTLNLLDTPMTSVIIQKLKKAQQQGKQDNRTIQRSVGRNISELEREEKDLEDLIRSAARQNDRGACAMLAQELTKIRALKSRNSRFADHMNIVQKKQTTSLYAAKYGESLEAAATTMKNFNKVMDKTKVPDQLKQFDREELKMDMSEDTLDTMLSSLCESEEEDVDEYITKILSEPQSHVPDVWPSVPDTTLEKSSSISRKFRDNIV is encoded by the exons ATGAAAGCCGTTTTTCTTTTAGACGAACAACATTTTTTAGTTGGTGTCTTTAAAATGACACCTATGCGGTTAAATTCTAACAAAGTTGATTTACTTTTCAAGCTTTTGACTTATCACTCGGTTAATCTCAGTTTTAATAGCAGT TGTACCTTAAACCTTTTAGATACACCAATGACATCTGTGATAATACAAAAACTCAAAAAAGCTCAGCAACAAGGAAAACAAGATAATCGGACTATACAGAGGTCGGTCGGACGAAATATCAGTGAAttggaaagagaagaaaaagatTTAGAAGATTTAATAAGAAGCGCTGCCAGGCAAAACGACAGAGGAGCTTGTGCTATGTTAGCACAAGAGTTAACTAAGATTCGTGCTTTAAAGTCTAGAAACTCTCGTTTTGCAGACCACATGAACATTGtgcagaaaaaacaaacaacttcGCTGTACGCAGCCAAATATGGAGAATCACTTGAAGCGGCTGCAACCACCATGAAGAATTTCAACAAG GTTATGGACAAAACGAAGGTCCCCGATCAACTAAAACAGTTTGATAGGGAAGAATTAAAAATGGATATGTCTGAAGATACCTTAGACACCATGCTATCTTCACTATGCGAATCTGAAGAGGAGGACGTTGATGAGTACATAACAAAAATTTTAAGTGAACCACAAAGTCACGTACCTGATGTGTGGCCCTCTGTTCCTGATACAACTTTAGAAAAGTCCAGTTCCATCTCCAGAAAATTTCGTGATAACATAGTTTAA
- the CHMP2B_1 gene encoding Charged multivesicular body protein 2b (EggNog:ENOG410V69J~COG:U), which produces MTSVIIQKLKKAQQQGKQDNRTIQRSVGRNISELEREEKDLEDLIRSAARQNDRGACAMLAQELTKIRALKSRNSRFADHMNIVQKKQTTSLYAAKYGESLEAAATTMKNFNKVMDKTKVPDQLKQFDREELKMDMSEDTLDTMLSSLCESEEEDVDEYITKILSEPQSHVPDVWPSVPDTTLEKSSSISRKFRDNIV; this is translated from the exons ATGACATCTGTGATAATACAAAAACTCAAAAAAGCTCAGCAACAAGGAAAACAAGATAATCGGACTATACAGAGGTCGGTCGGACGAAATATCAGTGAAttggaaagagaagaaaaagatTTAGAAGATTTAATAAGAAGCGCTGCCAGGCAAAACGACAGAGGAGCTTGTGCTATGTTAGCACAAGAGTTAACTAAGATTCGTGCTTTAAAGTCTAGAAACTCTCGTTTTGCAGACCACATGAACATTGtgcagaaaaaacaaacaacttcGCTGTACGCAGCCAAATATGGAGAATCACTTGAAGCGGCTGCAACCACCATGAAGAATTTCAACAAG GTTATGGACAAAACGAAGGTCCCCGATCAACTAAAACAGTTTGATAGGGAAGAATTAAAAATGGATATGTCTGAAGATACCTTAGACACCATGCTATCTTCACTATGCGAATCTGAAGAGGAGGACGTTGATGAGTACATAACAAAAATTTTAAGTGAACCACAAAGTCACGTACCTGATGTGTGGCCCTCTGTTCCTGATACAACTTTAGAAAAGTCCAGTTCCATCTCCAGAAAATTTCGTGATAACATAGTTTAA